One genomic segment of Physeter macrocephalus isolate SW-GA unplaced genomic scaffold, ASM283717v5 random_286, whole genome shotgun sequence includes these proteins:
- the PSMG4 gene encoding proteasome assembly chaperone 4: MEGPGAAAPGNVSLHNFSARLWEQPVHFHVMRLTDSLFLWVGATPHLRNLSVAMCTRYDPIPVSTALLGDLSDTTSTGLAQRLARKTSKQVFVSYNLPNTDSSFTLLVENRIKEEMEAFPEKF; this comes from the exons ATGGAGGGGCCGGGGGCTGCTGCGCCGGGGAACGTCTCCCTGCACAACTTCAGCGCGAGGCTGTGGGAGCAGCCCGTCCACTTCCACGTCATGCGGCTGACGGACTCGCTCTTCCTGTGGGTGGGGGCCACGCCGCACCTGCGCAACCTCTCCGTGGCCATGTGCACCCGCTAT GACCCCATCCCCGTGTCCACTGCCCTCCTTGGGGACCTGTCCGACACGACGTCCACTGGCCTCGCCCAGCGCTTAG CCAGGAAGACCAGCAAACAGGTGTTTGTCAGCTATAACCTTCCAAACACCGACAGCAGCTTCACGTTGCTGGTAGAAAACAGGAtcaaggaggaaatggaggccttTCCCGAGAAGTTCTAG